In Erigeron canadensis isolate Cc75 chromosome 7, C_canadensis_v1, whole genome shotgun sequence, one DNA window encodes the following:
- the LOC122606890 gene encoding probable WRKY transcription factor 21 encodes MEEVELANKAAVESCHRILNLLAQPKDHVQAKNLTIQTGEAVIRFKRVVSLLNNGLGHCRVRKSEKVQNLIPQNILLDNPTKKVVPNYPNQETCSNGVKNSLMLGNHKPVVDMCSIQIGSSQQTPNPNSNYQFLQQHHQQHTQLQLKQQAEMMYRRSNSGINLNFDNAGCTPTISANRSFMSSLSMEGSVTTLDGSSFQLIGSTRSTDQGSQQHKSRCSGRGEDGSVKCGSSGRCHCSKKRKHRVKRSIKVPAVSNKLADIPPDEYSWRKYGQKPIKGSPHPRGYYKCSSMRGCPARKHVERCLDDSAMLIVTYEGEHNHTRVPSQSANT; translated from the exons ATGGAGGAAGTGGAATTAGCTAATAAAGCTGCAGTTGAAAGTTGTCAtagaattttaaatttattagcTCAGCCTAAAGATCATGTACAAGCAAAAAACTTAACTATACAAACAGGGGAAGCTGTTATTAGATTCAAGAGAGTTGTATCTCTACTTAATAATGGTTTAGGTCATTGTAGAGTAAGGAAAtctgaaaaagttcaaaacttgaTTCCTCAAAACATACTGTTAGACAACCCCACTAAGAAAGTAGTTCCAAATTACCCGAATCAAGAAACCTGTTCAAATGGTGTTAAAAACAGTCTTATGCTAGGTAACCATAAGCCGGTAGTTGATATGTGCTCGATACAAATTGGGAGTTCCCAGCAAACCCCTAACCCGAATAGTAACTATCAGTTTTTGCAACAACATCACCAGCAACATACACAGTTACAGCTTAAACAGCAGGCTGAGATGATGTATCGGCGTAGTAATAGTGGgataaatttgaattttgataatGCTGGTTGTACGCCTACTATATCGGCGAATAGGTCTTTTATGTCTTCGTTGAGTATGGAAGGGAGTGTGACTACTTTAGATGGGAGTTCTTTTCAGTTGATTGGATCAACGAGGTCAACTGATCAAGGTTCGCAGCAACATAAATCGAGGTGTTCTGGTAGGGGAGAGGATGGCAGTGTGAAATGTGGTAGCTCTGGTAGATGTCACTGCTCCAAGAAGAG GAAGCACCGGGTTAAGAGGTCAATCAAAGTACCGGCTGTCAGTAATAAGCTTGCTGATATCCCCCCTGATGAATATTCTTGGAGGAAGTATGGCCAGAAGCCTATCAAGGGCTCGCCTCATCCCAG GGGTTACTATAAATGCAGCAGTATGAGAGGTTGCCCAGCAAGGAAGCATGTGGAGCGATGCTTGGATGATTCAGCAATGCTTATTGTCACCTATGAAGGTGAGCACAACCATACAAGGGTACCATCTCAATCAGCAAACACGTGA